From the Saccharobesus litoralis genome, one window contains:
- a CDS encoding Rho-binding antiterminator, which produces MTKLISCDLHDHFEIVCMRRSQVQVTLADGNKQTGQALDIVLENGKEWLKLQTDSELLSINLLDINCLAAINNPIAAHNFVVELN; this is translated from the coding sequence ACATGATCACTTTGAGATTGTTTGTATGCGCCGCAGTCAGGTACAAGTGACTTTGGCTGATGGCAATAAACAAACTGGACAGGCATTAGATATAGTATTGGAAAATGGTAAAGAGTGGTTAAAGCTGCAAACTGACTCTGAGCTCCTTTCCATAAACTTGCTGGACATTAATTGCTTAGCTGCAATCAATAACCCGATAGCAGCCCATAATTTTGTTGTTGAGCTAAATTAA
- a CDS encoding ABC transporter substrate-binding protein, with protein sequence MLSHFNVLATDKLYVGIGIGPKVQAIHVPIYQDFEKETGIKIIRVRIADMKDLDDRKNWQTKDGQPIDIINAHASRRLLAYYQRGDLKRLNELWQANNLDKYFAHLSDTITFDSHKLLLPLTINGWHIYYLNSANFQQWHVPQTLEELATTCKQLSAKNIIPFYIAAKTPWNIAAWFEYLTLRLHGLTFFQQLTNGEISYQSDKVRQVLLAWQQLIHANCFSEAYGEQSWKDVMHLFYRNEIAFVFGNNSIITSTSTTNKFDNLNFFNFPKGANIPRYESVPVQGFAVNKNSEKHHAIKRFLLFMSQAHVQNRLSSNTGRFAANRLSSVPPAPLIQKLANALSTAAGHSQFIDRMLPPDFEKHSRPLFVQFIRSGEIKPFAENMERLRRKYFK encoded by the coding sequence TTGCTGAGTCACTTCAATGTACTTGCAACAGATAAACTGTATGTCGGTATTGGTATTGGTCCAAAAGTCCAAGCGATTCATGTACCGATTTATCAAGATTTTGAAAAAGAAACAGGTATTAAAATCATTCGGGTACGAATAGCTGATATGAAAGATCTGGATGACCGAAAAAATTGGCAAACAAAGGATGGGCAGCCAATAGATATCATTAACGCCCATGCATCGCGCAGATTATTAGCCTATTATCAACGCGGTGACTTAAAACGCCTCAATGAACTTTGGCAAGCCAACAATCTCGATAAATACTTTGCGCATTTAAGTGACACCATCACCTTTGATTCGCATAAACTACTTCTACCACTAACTATCAACGGCTGGCATATATATTACTTAAATTCAGCTAATTTTCAGCAATGGCACGTTCCACAAACCTTAGAAGAGCTAGCGACAACCTGCAAACAACTAAGTGCAAAAAATATTATTCCTTTTTATATCGCAGCAAAAACGCCGTGGAATATAGCGGCTTGGTTTGAATATTTAACCCTGAGACTGCATGGCTTAACTTTTTTTCAGCAACTAACCAATGGCGAGATTTCCTACCAAAGCGATAAAGTTAGGCAAGTGCTGTTAGCTTGGCAACAGCTCATTCATGCGAACTGCTTTAGTGAGGCCTACGGTGAACAAAGCTGGAAAGACGTTATGCATTTATTTTATCGCAATGAAATAGCTTTTGTTTTTGGCAACAATTCCATAATCACCAGCACATCTACCACCAACAAATTCGACAATTTAAATTTTTTTAATTTCCCAAAAGGAGCCAATATTCCACGCTATGAATCTGTACCTGTGCAAGGCTTTGCAGTAAACAAAAACAGTGAAAAACACCACGCTATTAAACGATTTTTACTCTTTATGAGCCAAGCTCACGTCCAAAATCGCCTAAGTAGCAACACAGGGCGTTTTGCTGCCAACCGTCTTTCTTCAGTACCTCCCGCGCCTTTAATACAGAAGCTCGCTAATGCACTCTCAACAGCAGCGGGGCATAGCCAATTTATTGATCGCATGTTACCACCAGACTTTGAGAAACACAGCCGCCCTTTGTTTGTGCAATTTATCCGCAGTGGCGAAATTAAACCCTTTGCTGAAAATATGGAGCGCTTACGCCGCAAATATTTCAAATGA